One genomic window of Arachis stenosperma cultivar V10309 chromosome 10, arast.V10309.gnm1.PFL2, whole genome shotgun sequence includes the following:
- the LOC130956434 gene encoding jasmonate-induced oxygenase 1-like — translation MSNTSPDWPEPIVRVQSLSERCIDSIPDRYIKPPTHRPVSASTSTSTSDANIPVIDFGDFLGTDPDARKLVLQKVAEACNDWGFFQVVNHGVRPELMDKARETWREFFHLPMELKQKYANSPKTYEGYGSRLGVEKGAILDWSDYYFLHYLPLSLKDYNKWPSLPLSCREVFDEYGREVVKLGGRLLKALSINLGLEEDFLQNAFGGEDIGACLRVNFYPKCPRPELTLGLSSHSDPGGMTMLLPDDQVAGLQVRRGEEWITVKPARHAFIVNIGDQIQVISNAKYKSVEHRVIVNSDKERVSLAFFYNPKSDIPIQPAKELVTPDTPSLYPPMTFDEYRLFIRTRGPRGKSQVDSLKSPR, via the exons ATGTCCAACACTTCACCAGATTGGCCTGAACCAATAGTGAGAGTTCAATCCTTGTCGGAAAGATGCATAGATTCAATCCCAGACAGGTATATCAAGCCCCCGACCCATAGGCCTGTTTCTGCTTCTACTTCTACTTCCACTTCGGATGCAAATATCCCAGTTATAGACTTCGGAGATTTTCTGGGCACCGACCCGGACGCGAGGAAGTTGGTGCTCCAGAAAGTCGCCGAGGCCTGCAATGACTGGGGGTTCTTCCAAGTGGTGAACCACGGGGTTAGACCAGAGTTGATGGACAAGGCTAGGGAAACTTGGCGTGAATTCTTTCACCTTCCCATGGAATTGAAGCAAAAATATGCTAACTCTCCAAAGACTTATGAAGGTTATGGAAGTAGGCTTGGTGTTGAAAAGGGTGCTATTCTTGATTGGAGTGATTACTATTTCCTTCACTACCTTCCTTTGTCACTCAAAGATTATAACAAATGGCCTTCTTTGCCTCTCTCTTGcag GGAAGTGTTTGATGAATATGGGAGAGAGGTGGTGAAGCTAGGAGGGAGGTTGTTGAAGGCTTTGTCTATAAACTTAGGTTTAGAAGAGGATTTTCTCCAGAATGCATTTGGGGGTGAAGATATTGGGGCATGTTTGAGGGTTAATTTTTACCCAAAGTGCCCTCGGCCGGAGCTAACGCTTGGTCTGTCGTCGCACTCGGACCCCGGAGGGATGACGATGTTGCTGCCGGACGACCAAGTTGCCGGCCTTCAGGTTCGGAGAGGCGAAGAATGGATCACGGTGAAGCCTGCTCGCCATGCCTTCATTGTTAATATTGGAGATCAAATTCAg GTTATAAGCAATGCAAAATACAAGAGCGTGGAGCACAGAGTAATAGTAAATTCAGATAAAGAGAGAGTGTCATTGGCATTTTTCTACAACCCAAAAAGTGACATACCCATTCAGCCAGCAAAGGAATTGGTAACCCCAGACACCCCTTCACTCTACCCTCCCATGACCTTTGATGAATATAGGCTCTTCATTAGAACCAGAGGTCCACGTGGCAAATCCCAAGTGGACTCTCTAAAATCTCCTAGATAA